From Spiroplasma endosymbiont of Amphimallon solstitiale:
GTTTTTCGATGTTTGTATGAAACATATTTTAAACTATTTCGAATTTGATGAACAATGCATAATTGATGTTCTGTTTTAGGATAAACTGCTTGTATTGCTTCTGACATGCCTGTTAAATTATCACTACAAGCAATCAAAATATCATTTAAGCCTCGATTTTTCATTTCTGTGAAATTAGCTAATCAAAATTTAGCACCTTCATTTTCACTAATTCATAAGCCTAAAACATCTTTTTTACCTTCTAAATCAACTCCTAATGCTATATAAACTGATTTATTAATAATCCGTTTATCTTGTCGAACTTTAACTACTATACAATCAAAATAAACAATCGGATAAATGCTTTCTAATGGTCGATTTTGTCATGCTTTGACATCATCAATAACATCATCAGTAATTTGACTAATAACACTTTCACTAATATCAGCACCATGATATAACTCTTGTAACTGCATTCTAATGTCAGATAGAGTCATACCTTTTGCATATAGTGAAAGCACTTGTTGATCAAAACCATCAAATCTTCGCTGTCTTTTTGCAACTATTACAGGAGTAAAATCACTATTGCGATCTCTTGGTACATCAATCTCAATTTTACCTTGTTGAGTTATTAATTTTTTTGAACTTGTACCATTACGAGCATTTTCAGTATTACTATGTTGATTTTTTTCATATCCTAAATAATTTTGCATTTCAGAATTCAACATTTTTTCAACTAAACGTTTTGTTAATTCTTTATATAAACCCCCTTCTTTAAAAACTGTTGTTAAATCTTCAGTATTTTCTAATAATAAATCTACTGCTTTTGATATTGGATCATTATTATTAATATTTTGTTTTTTAGCCATCTGTAACTCACTCTTTCTAGTCATTTAATTATATTTACTAGAATTAATTAAACATAGTTATTTTTGTAAGTTACACAGATTACTAAACATTGCCAAAAATTGAGAAAATTTGATGATTTTTATTAGTTATCCTGCAGAAATCAAAAGAGTAATTTATACAACAAATGCTATTGAATCTGTTAATAGTCAATTACGAAAAGTTATTAGAAACAAAAAAGCTTTTCCTAATGATATGTCAGTTTTTAAAATATTTTATTTAGCAATTGAAAATATAACAAAAAAATGAACATTGCCTATTCAAAATTGAAATACAGCAATTGCTCATTTTATGATAAAATTTGAAGACAGAATTAATCTGAACTAGTACTTTGTAAAACAAAGATACACAGATTTCTAAAAAGCCTCTCTATATTATGTAAATGTTCTTCTGTTATTTCTATATTACGTTTTCTATTATATTCATTAATAATTTCTTGATCTTTATTCATTATTTATTCCTTTCATTTTTTAAATCATTTAACATTAATTGAACAAAATGCACGATTTTTAGGAATGTTTAAGGTATTAAAGATTTGACCAGTTACTATAATTTCATCGTTTTTGTTTAATAAAATACATCGTTTATAAAATTTTGGGTTATTAAAAATTAAAGTAACATAGTTTAATCCATTTCATTGACCACGAACAGTATAATATAATAATTGTTTATTACCTTTCTCATGATATTTTGCTTCAATAGTATTACTAAGTTTTACTGTTAATTTAATGTAATTTTCTTTATTTTTCATTTTTATAATTCCTTAAATAATATTGAATATGTTTGTAAGCGTCTTGTTCATGTTTTGTAAAAATGATATTTCCTTTATAATTTTCTATTTTATTTTTGTTTTTTGGTTCATTTTCATGATAATCTCAGTTCATAATATCTTCTACTAATACCATTAAAGCACCAATAACTTTTGGTGTTGCTAATGGATTAGTTAGTAACTGTTTTGAACTTAAAAAGAAATTTTCAACAATAACTAATATTTTTTTATTATCAAATTGCTTTTTAATTAATTCAAAATATTCTTTATATATATTTTTACTTTCTAAAACTGTTTTTGCTTTAAATGTTTCATTAAAAATAATATTATTAGTTTCATTTGAATATATAACAATTCCATTATTACCAATACCAGCAGGGTCAATACCAATGATTAATTCGTATTGCATTTATTAATCATCTCTACATCAATCACAAACATATCCATATGGTTTTGTATAATCTAAATGTTTTTCAATATCATAATTATCTTCATATCTTTTAGTATTATGTTGTTCTGCTTCTAATTCTGTTTTAAAGTGATAAAGCATATTTATATCATCATCATTATATAATTCATCACATTCTACACATCTTTTTCTTCTCTTTTTAGTTTTATTCATAATCAAAATATCCTTTTCAATTATTTTTGCTGTTTGTTTAAGGTATTTAGGTAATCTATCGTAACAACTATCACATATTAAATAAGGTATTGGTCAATTTTTATATTTAATAGTTTTAGTAGAATTATTAATACAATCTCATCAATTTTTATTTATACAAATTCTTAATTCACATTTTTTATTTTCATTAATATTCATTTTTATATTATTCATAATTTATTTATATTTTTTTCTAGTTATTAATATTCAAAAACATTTATTACAGGTTCTATTTGCAAATGATGAATTTTTATAACATATATCACAAGAACTAATCTTTCTATAATTTCTACTATATTCCATAAGCATTTTATTCCTTTCTTTAATTTTTACTTATAGTAATTAATAAAATTATTAATCCAATTAAGGTTGAAATTGAATAAATAATTATTTTTATTTTTAATCACTTTTTTTGATGTTCTTTTGCTATTCTTATTTTTTGTTCTATTAATTCTTTCTTTTCTTTTTCTTCCATTTTTATTTTCTTTTCTAATATATTCTGTTGCTTTTAGCATAAAGAATATATATTTTTATTTTTAGATTATTAATACTATTAATTATATTTTTTAAGAAAAATGGGCTCAAAAATAAATTGTGAAATTTTAAAAAACATTAAGGCATTCGATTCAATATTTATTTAATTTATTTAATAAATTAATATTTTAATTGAACCGGCACCGCTTAATTTTTTTTACAAGTTTTAAATTTATTTTCTCGCCCAAAAAATTTTTCAAAAAAAATAAAAAATAAAACCAACACTTACTCACTTGGTGGTGATAAGGTTGGTTAATTAAAGAATAGAATTAATATAGTAGGTTCCCTAGCAGGTCTATATATACTAGTTTCCAATTCGCTCCCACCCCAAGAATTACCATTACTGGTTAGTATAATTTATTAGGTATCACTCCACTTATTATTTATCCATGCAAGTCCACATGTTTTAGCTACTATTTTTAACAACTGTGTTGTAGTTCACTGTTTTAATTCTCTAACACGTGTTGATAATAGTGTTAAAGACGGTTATTAAATTAACTTTCTCCTACTTGGTCACTGCGTGTAGTAGATATTTAAAGGGTGCTAATAATAAAAATTTTAAAATTTTACAATTACAAAAAAAGACAAGATTATTTCTTGTCTTTTTCCTTGTTGATAATTTTAATTTAACTTATAAAATGTATATTTTATTTTTTTTAAATACGTCGAATATAAAATATAAATTTAATGTTTTAAGAAAAGAGAATAATTTTGTCTAATTTTAATGATTTTTAAAATAATTCATTTAGAAATAAGTTAATTATGTAGTAATTTAATTTCCTACGTTTTTGGGAACCTCCCAGCTAGAGAAACAAACAAAGCTTGAGGAGAAAAAAACGAAAGAGAAAGACGAGAAAGAGTTGCTAATGCTCTTAGATTTGAAAAAGATAAATCAAAAATAAACAATGAAGCTTCAACAAGTAAAAATCAAAGCTCTAGTAGTAAGTCACAAAAAATGTAAATATTAAATACTTCAAAACTGCACAATTGTGCAGTTTACTTAACAATTTTGTGTTTTCTTACTATAATTTTACATTATTTCTGCAATGAGTTCTTCATATACTTATTTTTAAACAACATGGAACAATGTATAATAATATAGTGTTTAAACAAATATAAAACGTTGAATTTAAGAATATGAATGGTTTTTTATATTCATATTCTTAAACATCGATAAAAACACTTGCAAGTGTTTTATCTTTCAAAATCAAAATTAAAGGGAAAAGAAAAAATGATAATAGACGATTATATTCAACAAATAAATAATTTAATTTGTAAAAATATTGATAAATCAAATCCAGAAAGAGGTTTTTCATCAGAAAATATTTTTAATTATGTAGAAAAGTATGGATGACCAAAAATTATTCATCAATTTACACTTAAAATATTATTTTTAATTAAAAATTTGTTAAAAGTAACATTATTTAGTGTAAAAATTCTCTAAAAATAACACTTTATCATGTATCATTACTTTTCTACAAAATTAAAGGAAAATATTCTAGCTAGTCTTCGTAATTTTATTGAAGCTGTATTTTTGAAAGTATATTCTGTTGAAAAACAAGTATCTATAAATCCAATGGAATATAATGATATAACTTGCGCTATTAAGTATATAAAATCCATAGGAAAATTAAAATTTTTAAGACAATTTCATGATTATGTACAAATTTCAGTTTCTCATTATAATGTTGGTGAAGAAAATTCAGAGAGATTGATGTTGAAATATTATGAATTTTTGATTAAAATAAAAAAATTTTTAAAACAAACTTATAATATTAATGTTCTTCATAATCTAAATAAGTTTCCCATTAATAAAGAAACTGCTTCTAAAGAGTATTATGAAAAAATATCTGAAAAAATTTTGCAATCTAAATTAAATAATTTAAAAATTAGATTTGATAAACGTTTTTATATAAAAAAAATAAAACCATTTTTTGTAAAAGATAAAATTTTTTATGAAGTAACATTTGTTGAAGCAAATTTTGGAAAAAATAAATTTGATGGAATGATAGCATTTACTGATTTTGAAATTTTAAAAAATTATTCAGTTAAATTTTCTTTTTGTAATAGTAGTATTGAAATTATTGGTAAAACAATGCCAATTTTAATCATTAATAAATGAGAAGTTTCAATAAAACCTTGAGCAATTAAGAATTTTGCTAGTATATTAGGCAAAGAAATAAAATTAACTACAAATAGTAAAGAATATTGAAAAATAATGCAATTTTTAACTAAAACAGGATTTGATTTTTTAGATATTATTAATTTAGAATATAATTATTATGAAAAATATAAAGATGAAATTTTAAAAAATGTTAAAAAAGATGAAATTAAAATTTTTAAAATTTTAGATTATTGCTTTAATTTTGTAGAAAAGTAATGATACATGATAAAGTGTTATTTTTAGAGAATTTTTACACTAAATAATGTTACTTTTAACAAATTTTTAATTAAAAATAATATTTTAAGTGTAAATTGATGAATAATTTTTGGTCATCCATACTTTTCTACATAATTAAAAGAATTAACTACAACGAGTTAGTTCATCAAGATTTACTCATCAAATGACTATCTCAACAAAATGACATTATTTCATATCAAACAGAAAAAGAACTAAAAGCAGAAAGTTATCGAGAAAAAGGATATCCTGACTTATTAGTTCACTATGAAAATAAAATCATGATTATTGAATTTGAAAGAACTAGAAAAACTAAACAACGAATGAGACAAAAGTTTGATGGATTACGACATTATTGTAAAAACGGATGCGAAGTTTTACTTTTAGTTCCAAATGAAAGCATGAAAAAATTCGTTGATGAACAAATCAAAATTTACAACTGAAAACTAGCAACTTTCAAAACCCAAATATTTAATATTAATATAGACAATTAATAGTTAAATTTTGGTTAAAACTTAACTAATTGTAAAATACACAAAATTTGATAACATATAGCTGTTATCCAATATATAAGTTTTAACCCATTACTTTATTTTAAAAGTAAATGGGTTTTAATATTTAAAAGGAGATATTAACATGACTGACAAAACTAAATCACAAACATATAATTTTCTATTAGAAAATAAATCCATAGAAGATATTTTAAAACAAGAAAACATTTTTGTGAAAGAAATCAAAAACAAGAGACATGGAGGAAAAACATATAGGATTGATAATAATCAACAACTTAATGATGATTCCTTAGAAAATAATATAAAAAATTTAGAACCAATTGGTATTAGTTTAATAGATAACCAAAATATGCAAAAAACAAATGTTGATACATGAACAAAACTAACTAATTACTTAAATTGAGCAACACCAAATGCAGAACAACTAATACAAGCTCAAAGAACAATTCAAGAAAAAGACAAAGAAATTGAACAACTTAAAAAGCAAATTGAAGAATTAAAACAATCAAAACAAATCAATGTGAATTTCAATAAGTTTAAATATAATGCTGTAACAATTTATGATGAAAAACAAAGAAAAAAGACAAGAATTGAAAAAATTTACGAAGAAATTTTACCAATTAATAACAAAGTTTATTTTATAACGACCATTCAACATATTGATAATTCAATTAATGAAGAGGTAATATATTTTCAACACCTTACAAATGGTGATATACAAGTTGTTAAACAAATAAAGAATTATAAAAATATCAATGATTATAAAAAAGATATTTTACTAATTAATGACATTTCAACCCATAACATTAATAATTTTCAATTTGTACCAATTAAAGACTTTTTAAAACAACAACAAGGTTTCAAATTAAAACCAAATAAAAGTGAAATAGTTACATGAATAATTACTTGGTTAATAATACCCCTAGGTGTAGTGGCTATTAATCTTATTCATCCACCATTATTAATAATAAGCCTTGTAATTGGTGGTATTGCTACAGCCCTTAGAGGAGGGGTAGAATTTTTTTCATCAACTGCAAAAAAAGTTTGATCATGATTTTCAAATAAATATTTTAAAAATAAAGAACAAAAAGAAAAACTTAAAAAAGAACGCGAATCAATAATTAAAAATCTTACCAGTAATAAAACAGAAATTAAATTAGAAACACAATATGATATTTTAAAACAAGAATTGGATAATAGAAAAGAGAAAAATCCAGACCAATTAATAAGTAGTGAAACAATTAATCAAAATTCAAATATTGAATCAGTAAATAATCAAAATTTTGATTCATCTATACGCAATACAGTAAACCAACAAGAACAACTACCATCAACAACTTCAAATCATAACTGAAATAAAGTAAAATGCTTATTAACAACATAATTAATAACATCTAAATCACTATTTTGAAAAATAGTGATTTTTTACTAATTTTTTACACATTTTTAGTTTTAAAAATATATACTTTTATTGAATATTTTAAGTGTATAAAAAAATATTCAATAAAAATAATAAAGGAGAAAAATATTTTAATTATGTAGAAAAGTATGGATGACCAAAAATTATTCATCAATTTACACTTAAAATATTATTTTTAATTAAAAATTTGTTAAAAGTAACATTATTTAGTGTAAAAATTCTCTAAAAATAACACTTTATCATGTATCATTACTTTTCTACAAAATTAAAGGAAAAATATGTGAAGATCATGTAATGAATGAAGCCAAGCGGATAAAGATAAACATAACAAAGAAGCTAGAGAAACAAACAAAGCTTGAGGAGAAAAAAACGAAAGAGAAAGACGAGAAAGAGTTGCTAATGCTCTTAGATTTGAAAAAGATAAATCAAAAATAAACAATGAAGCTTCAACAAGTAAAAATCAAAGCTCTAGTAGTAAGTCACAAAAAATGTAAATATTAAATACTTCAAAACTGCACAATTGTGCAGTTTACTTAACAATTTTGTGTTTTCTTACTATAATTTTACATTATTTCTGCAATGAGTTCTTCATATACTTATTTTTAAACAACATGGAACAATGTATAATAATATAGTGTTTAAACAAATATAAAACGTTGAATTTAAGAATATGAATGGTTTTTTATATTCATATTCTTAAACATCGATAAAAACACTTGCAAGTGTTTTATCTTTCAAAATCAAAATTAAAGGGAAAAGAAAAAATGATAATAGACGATTATATTCAACAAATAAATAATTTAATTTGTAAAAATATTGATAAATCAAATCCAGAAAGAGGTTTTTCATCAGAAAATATTTTTAATTATGTAGAAAAGTATGGATGACCAAAAATTATTCATCAATTTACACTTAAAATATTATTTTTAATTAAAAATTTGTTAAAAGTAACATTATTTAGTGTAAAAATTCTCTAAAAATAACACTTTATCATGTATCATTACTTTTCTACAAAATTAAAGGAAAATATTCTAGCTAGTCTTCGTAATTTTATTGAAGCTGTATTTTTGAAAGTATATTCTGTTGAAAAACAAGTATCTATAAATCCAATGGAATATAATGATATAACTTGCGCTATTAAGTATATAAAATCCATAGGAAAATTAAAATTTTTAAGACAATTTCATGATTATGTACAAATTTCAGTTTCTCATTATAATGTTGGTGAAGAAAATTCAGAGAGATTGATGTTGAAATATTATGAATTTTTGATTAAAATAAAAAAATTTTTAAAACAAACTTATAATATTAATGTTCTTCATAATCTAAATAAGTTTCCCATTAATAAAGAAACTGCTTCTAAAGAGTATTATGAAAAAATATCTGAAAAAATTTTGCAATCTAAATTAAATAATTTAAAAATTAGATTTGATAAACGTTTTTATATAAAAAAAATAAAACCATTTTTTGTAAAAGATAAAATTTTTTATGAAGTAACATTTGTTGAAGCAAATTTTGGAAAAAATAAATTTGATGGAATGATAGCATTTACTGATTTTGAAATTTTAAAAAATTATTCAGTTAAATTTTCTTTTTGTAATAGTAGTATTGAAATTATTGGTAAAACAATGCCAATTTTAATCATTAATAAATGAGAAGTTTCAATAAAACCTTGAGCAATTAAGAATTTTGCTAGTATATTAGGCAAAGAAATAAAATTAACTACAAATAGTAAAGAATATTGAAAAATAATGCAATTTTTAACTAAAACAGGATTTGATTTTTTAGATATTATTAATTTAGAATATAATTATTATGAAAAATATAAAGATGAAATTTTAAAAAATGTTAAAAAAGATGAAATTAAAATTTTTAAAATTTTAGATTATTGCTTTAATTTTGTAGAAAAGTAATGATACATGATAAAGTGTTATTTTTAGAGAATTTTTACACTAAATAATGTTACTTTTAACAAATTTTTAATTAAAAATAATATTTTAAGTGTAAATTGATGAATAATTTTTGGTCATCCATACTTTTCTACATAATTAAAAGAATTAACTACAACGAGTTAGTTCATCAAGATTTACTCATCAAATGACTATCTCAACAAAATGACATTATTTCATATCAAACAGAAAAAGAACTAAAAGCAGAAAGTTATCGAGAAAAAGGATATCCTGACTTATTAGTTCACTATGAAAATAAAATCATGATTATTGAATTTGAAAGAACTAGAAAAACTAAACAACGAATGAGACAAAAGTTTGATGGATTACGACATTATTGTAAAAACGGATGCGAAGTTTTACTTTTAGTTCCAAATGAAAGCATGAAAAAATTCGTTGATGAACAAATCAAAATTTACAACTGAAAACTAGCAACTTTCAAAACCCAAATATTTAATATTAATATAGACAATTAATAGTTAAATTTTGGTTAAAACTTAACTAATTGTAAAATACACAAAATTTGATAACATATAGCTGTTATCCAATATATAAGTTTTAACCCATTACTTTATTTTAAAAGTAAATGGGTTTTAATATTTAAAAGGAGATATTAACATGACTGACAAAACTAAATCACAAACATATAATTTTCTATTAGAAAATAAATCCATAGAAGATATTTTAAAACAAGAAAACATTTTTGTGAAAGAAATCAAAAACAAGAGACATGGAGGAAAAACATATAGGATTGATAATAATCAACAACTTAATGATGATTCCTTAGAAAATAATATAAAAAATTTAGAACCAATTGGTATTAGTTTAATAGATAACCAAAATATGCAAAAAACAAATGTTGATACATGAACAAAACTAACTAATTACTTAAATTGAGCAACACCAAATGCAGAACAACTAATACAAGCTCAAAGAACAATTCAAGAAAAAGACAAAGAAATTGAACAACTTAAAAAGCAAATTGAAGAATTAAAACAATCAAAACAAATCAATGTGAATTTCAATAAGTTTAAATATAATGCTGTAACAATTTATGATGAAAAACAAAGAAAAAAGACAAGAATTGAAAAAATTTACGAAGAAATTTTACCAATTAATAACAAAGTTTATTTTATAACGACCATTCAACATATTGATAATTCAATTAATGAAGAGGTAATATATTTTCAACACCTTACAAATGATGATATACAAGTTGTTAAACAAATAAAGAATTATAAAAATATCAATGATTATAAAAAAGATATTTTACTAATTAATGACATTTCAACCCATAACATTAATAATTTTCAATTTGTACCAATTAAAGACTTTTTAAAACAACAACAAGGTTTCAAATTAAAACCAAATAAAAGTGAAATAGTTACATGAATAATTACTTGGTTAATAATACCCCTAGGTGTAGTGGCTATTAATCTTATTCATCCACCATTATTAATAATAAGCCTTGTAATTGGTGGTATTGCTACAGCCCTTAGAGGAGGGGTAGAATTTTTTTCATCAACTGCAAAAAAAGTTTGATCATGATTTTCAAATAAATATTTTAAAAATAAAGAACAAAAAGAAAAACTTAAAAAAGAACGCGAATCAATAATTAAAAATCTTACCAGTAATAAAACAGAAATTAAATTAGAAACACAATATGATATTTTAAAACAAGAATTGGATAATAGAAAAGAGAAAAATCCAGACCAATTAATAAGTAGTGAAACAATTAATCAAAATTCAAATATTGAATCAGTAAATAATCAAAATTTTGATTCATCTATACGCAATACAGTAAACCAACAAGAACAACTACCATCAACAACTTCAAATCATAACTGAAATAAAGTAAAATGCTTATTAACAACATAATTAATAACATCTAAATCACTATTTTGAAAAATAGTGATTTTTTACTAATTTTTTACACATTTTTAGTTTTAAAAATATATACTTTTATTGAATATTTTAAGTGTATAAAAAAATATTCAATAAAAATAATAAAGGAGAAAAATATGTGAAGATCATGTAATGAATGAAGCCAAGCGGATAAAGATAAACATAACAAAGAAGCTAGAGAAACAAACAAAGCTTGAGGAGAAAAAAACGAAAGAGAAAGACGAGAAAGAGTTGCTAATGCTCTTAGATTTGAAAAAGATAAATCAAAAATAAACAATGAAGCTTCAACAAGTAAAAATCAAAGCTCTAGTAGTAAGTCACAAAAAATGTAAATATTAAATACTTCAAAACTGCACAATTGTGCAGTTTACTTAACAATTTTGTGTTTTCTTACTATAATTTTACATTATTTCTGCAATGAGTTCTTCATATACTTATTTTTAAACAACATGGAACAATGTATAATA
This genomic window contains:
- a CDS encoding IS256 family transposase, encoding MAKKQNINNNDPISKAVDLLLENTEDLTTVFKEGGLYKELTKRLVEKMLNSEMQNYLGYEKNQHSNTENARNGTSSKKLITQQGKIEIDVPRDRNSDFTPVIVAKRQRRFDGFDQQVLSLYAKGMTLSDIRMQLQELYHGADISESVISQITDDVIDDVKAWQNRPLESIYPIVYFDCIVVKVRQDKRIINKSVYIALGVDLEGKKDVLGLWISENEGAKFWLANFTEMKNRGLNDILIACSDNLTGMSEAIQAVYPKTEHQLCIVHQIRNSLKYVSYKHRKTLVTDLKPIYSACSEEQAMQALESFESKWNKQYPQIAKSWYKNWENLMIFISYPAEIKRVIYTTNAIESVNSQLRKVIRNKKAFPNDMSVFKIFYLAIENITKKWTLPIQNWNTAIAHFMIKFEDRINLN
- a CDS encoding transposase, producing MYLLELIKHSYFCKLHRLLNIAKNWENLMIFISYPAEIKRVIYTTNAIESVNSQLRKVIRNKKAFPNDMSVFKIFYLAIENITKKWTLPIQNWNTAIAHFMIKFEDRINLN